The following proteins come from a genomic window of Acidimicrobiales bacterium:
- the istB gene encoding IS21-like element helper ATPase IstB, with amino-acid sequence MRTPEPPPLADDLEALLRRLRLPHIRRAAPEVIATARAQRWEPAEVLKVLFGEELAGRERSSLATRRAAATFPTGKTFEAWEPAASSIPAPTQSALRTLEWVRRRENLVVCGPSGTGKTMFLEALGQLAVEAGMKVAWFALEDLGALVRRHRADDTVTRAVARILRSEMVVVDDIGLLPVSPDAAEGLYRLVDAAYEKRSVAVSSNLHPSGFDELMPKTLAGATVDRLLHHAHVCVTTGDSVRLQQATTGKGVVPLG; translated from the coding sequence ATGAGGACGCCGGAGCCGCCGCCGTTGGCCGACGACCTCGAGGCGTTGTTGCGCCGCCTGCGCCTGCCGCACATCCGACGCGCTGCCCCCGAGGTCATCGCCACCGCCCGGGCGCAACGCTGGGAACCAGCCGAGGTGCTCAAGGTCCTCTTCGGCGAGGAGCTGGCCGGAAGGGAGCGCTCCTCGCTCGCCACCCGGCGGGCGGCCGCCACCTTTCCGACCGGAAAGACCTTCGAGGCGTGGGAGCCGGCGGCGTCGTCCATTCCCGCCCCGACCCAGTCCGCCCTTCGCACCCTGGAGTGGGTCCGCCGGCGGGAGAACCTGGTGGTGTGCGGGCCGTCCGGCACGGGCAAGACGATGTTCCTCGAGGCGCTGGGGCAGCTGGCCGTCGAGGCCGGCATGAAAGTGGCCTGGTTCGCCCTGGAGGACCTCGGCGCCCTGGTGCGCCGCCACCGGGCCGACGACACCGTCACCCGGGCCGTGGCCCGCATCCTGCGCTCGGAGATGGTCGTGGTTGACGACATAGGACTCTTGCCGGTGAGTCCCGACGCGGCCGAGGGTCTCTACCGCCTGGTCGATGCCGCCTACGAGAAGCGCAGCGTGGCTGTCAGCTCCAACCTGCACCCCTCAGGCTTCGACGAGCTGATGCCCAAGACCCTCGCCGGCGCCACGGTCGACCGGCTCCTGCACCACGCCCACGTCTGCGTCACCACCGGCGACAGCGTGCGCCTTCAGCAGGCCACGACCGGCAAGGGGGTGGTGCCTCTCGGATGA